A genomic region of Dunckerocampus dactyliophorus isolate RoL2022-P2 chromosome 8, RoL_Ddac_1.1, whole genome shotgun sequence contains the following coding sequences:
- the dlgap4b gene encoding disks large-associated protein 4 isoform X4 yields the protein MKGLGTSHSRHLSDSCDPSSGHVEALYPQKTSTMPRSPYLLSPTMDHYGTMDPHLYPSANPGSLPAECLLPLNNQLSNSSTFPRIHYNSYDPSDFSPPAESIGGIGTGTLGASMSMGMGAGMGMAELSGRSLITSGSATISHHMTKHQTPASLLQFDKQLPGGRDGFSTLQFHRTSALAAAKQRTDSPGRIRYMLHSVQKLFAKSQSLESHNMKGNINGRSTGSGGGSSSTDDGGKHTRRSKSKDRGTKAEATAKRRPRSNMSGYWSSDDLDSSDISSFHNTMAMMTMGRPTGHESQTRYIPSGYNTISSSKSSSDMKYQTPGSGGGNGLGGIGHMVMNDNDFMKGGSWSALTMGQPRQVIQKGSATLDRSLLKSRSCQQELTCNYLQVGRRGDWSSSLGRSGGANEIPCRRMRSGSYVKAMADMEDSDDSEGSPKPSPKTAARRQSYLRATQHSLSDQLPPRNRTLDYTFLHGELDTLWSPLHSVSSLHQLGRSMSSCLPSLRELANNRSVDNLDCIGGTGSPVPHWDDDDFSHACSTLGRRSCVGQLRDLDMSHPYEDRSSDSTYRDSRSHSQDNPEPPDLPMPTCFRSRSHSYLRAIQAGCSQDDDVASIDSGSLPPTDTTVRTYSTSTDGLSTQWKTWKEQFGSYLIANGLDKAPKEKQLAIFLQRLGTDRPRIIPTHTVSCITTCKKAAPPPVPPRTTSKPYISVTVQSSTESAQDNYLEQRSEVNSQSSHAHSNSSDSLDSTRANSLARGIPRPPHIIPTPIATPREPLAPTTANASTETSNSIVQHESMKSGLSNSDTDEALVVPVPRRKLSSIGIQVDCIQEVPREETPPLAKFQSIGVQVEDGWQPTHPSSMASKQDTDSYTQDIPVKPNVSQAKPTEKKVMVSSASQSLSSPPGQDSLDNGDTTGEASSPPPPRQILNRSTTRSSSSSFSESLDPALDPSSLPPPEPWLESGNGSSSSTPQSVSGGGTLCRRDGHWFLKLLQAETGRMEGWCQQMDQETKDNQLSEEVLGKVRSAVGSAQLLISQKFQQFRGLCEQNLNVNANPRPTPQDLAGFWDLLQLSIEDISLKFDELYHLKSNDWHPVLSVAAQSPPERKVLPTPAAQCPGWGRREGAKEGW from the exons ATGAAAGGGCTGGGGACCAGCCATAGCAGACACCTGTCTGACTCCTGTGACCCTTCCTCTGGCCACGTAGAGGCCCTCTACCCTCAGAAGACCAGCACCATGCCACGCAGTCCTTACCTGCTGAGCCCTACAATGGACCACTATGGAACTATGGACCCCCATCTCTACCCTTCCGCTAACCCAGGCTCCCTTCCAGCAGAATGCCTGCTGCCCCTCAACAACCAGCTGTCAAACAGCAGCACCTTTCCTAGGATTCACTACAACTCCTATGACCCATCGGACTTCTCTCCACCTGCAGAGAGTATCGGTGGAATTGGAACAGGGACCTTGGGTGCGTCCATGTCCATGGGCATGGGAGCAGGAATGGGCATGGCCGAGCTGAGTGGGCGATCTCTGATTACAAGCGGTTCTGCTACAATATCACATCACATGACCAAGCACCAAACACCAGCCAGCCTGCTGCAGTTTGACAAGCAGCTACCTGGAGGCCGGGATGGCTTCAGCACGTTACAGTTCCACCGAACATCTGCGCTAGCAGCCGCCAAGCAGCGTACGGACAGTCCTGGCCGCATTCGTTACATGCTGCACTCTGTGCAGAAGCTCTTTGCCAAGTCTCAGTCACTGGAGAGCCACAACATGAAAGGAAACATCAACGGACGCTCCACAGGCAGTGGTGGGGGCTCATCGAGCACTGACGATGGAGGAAAGCATACCCGCAGGTCCAAAAGTAAAGACCGTGGAACTAAAGCAGAAGCAACCGCCAAACGACGACCGCGCTCCAACATGTCAGGGTACTGGAGCTCAGATGATTTGGACAGCAGTGACATAAGCAGCTTCCACAACACCATGGCAATGATGACCATGGGACGTCCCACTGGGCATGAGAGCCAGACCAGATATATTCCCAGTGGCTACAACACCATCAGCTCATCCAAGAGCAGCAGCGACATGAAGTATCAGACACCTGGAAGTGGAGGAGGAAACGGACTTGGAGGTATAGGACATATGGTTATGAATGATAATGACTTCATGAAAGGAGGGTCCTGGTCTGCACTGACTATGGGCCAGCCAAGACAAGTGATCCAGAAGGGCTCAGCCACTTTAGACAGGTCCTTGCTTAAATCCAGGTCATGCCAACAGGAGCTAACCTGCAACTACCTGCAGGTTGGACGACGG GGGGATTGGAGTAGCTCATTAGGTCGCAGCGGGGGTGCCAATGAAATTCCGTGTCGGCGGATGCGCAGCGGGAGCTACGTGAAAGCCATGGCGGACATGGAGGACAGCGACGACTCGGAGGGGAGCCCCAAACCCTCACCAAAGACTGCCGCTCGCCGCCAGAGCTACCTCAGGGCCACGCAGCATTCTCTGAGTGACCAGCTACCCCCACGCAA CAGAACCCTGGATTATACCTTTTTGCACGGGGAGCTGGATACCCTGTGGTCTCCCCTCCACAGTGTGTCCTCCCTCCACCAGCTGGGCAGGTCAATGAGCAG CTGTCTTCCATCTCTCAGAGAGCTCGCCAATAACCGCAGCGTGGACAACCTAGACTGCATTGGGGGTACGGGCTCGCCTGTGCCACACTGGGATGATGATGACTTTAGCCATGCCTGCAGCACTTTGGGCAGACGTAGCTGCGTGGGACAG CTACGGGACCTTGACATGAGTCATCCTTATGAGGACCGTAGCTCCGACTCCACATACAGAGATTCACGTTCCCACTCTCAGGATAACCCGGAGCCTCCAGACTTGCCCATGCCCACTTGCTTCCGCTCCCGAAGCCACAGCTACCTGAGAGCCATCCAGGCGGGCTGCTCTCAAGATGATGATGTGGCTTCCATAGACTCAGGCTCGCTCCCTCCGACTGACACCACTGTTCGCACCTATAGCACCAGCACTG ACGGCCTTTCTACACAGTGGAAGACATGGAAAGAACAGTTTGGCTCTTACCTGATAGCCAATGGCTTGGACAAAGCCCCAAAGGAGAAACAGCTTGCAATATTTCTTCAGCGTTTGGGAACAGACAGACCACGCATCAtacccacacacacag TCTCATGCATCACAACCTGTAAGAAGGCCGCTCCCCCGCCAGTGCCGCCACGCACAACCTCCAAACCGTACATCTCTGTAACAGTACAGAGCAGCACGGAATCCGCACAGGACAATTACTTGGAACAAAGGTCAGAGGTCAACAGCCAGTCTAGCCACGCACACAGCAACTCATCCGACAGCCTTGACAGCACCCGCGCCAACAGCCTAGCACGGGGAATACCTCGCCCTCCACACATTATCCCCACTCCTATCGCCACCCCAAGAGAGCCGCTCGCCCCCACCACCGCCAACGCTTCCACTGAAACAAGCAACTCGATCGTCCAGCATGAATCCATGAAGTCAGGGTTGAGTAACTCGGACACAGACGAAGCTCTTGTGGTTCCAGTGCCCAGACGGAAACTCTCGTCCATTGGCATCCAG GTTGACTGTATACAAGAAGTTCCACGCGAGGAGACCCCACCACTTGCCAAGTTTCAGTCCATCGGAGTACAGGTGGAGGACGGGTGGCA ACCCACTCATCCTTCTAGCATGGCCTCCAAACAAGACACCGACTCATATACGCAGGACATCCCTGTCAAACCCAACGTTAGTCAGGCTAAACCCACTGAGAAGAAAGTCATGGTCAGTAGTGCCAGCCAGTCTTTGAGCTCCCCTCCCGGACAGGACTCGTTAGACAACGGCGACACCACTGGTGAAGCTTCCTCCCCGCCACCTCCAAGGCAGATCCTCAACCGCTCCACCACGCGAAGTAGCTCTTCCTCTTTCTCAGAAAGCCTTGATCCAGCTCTGGACCCCTCATCACTACCACCCCCAGAACCCTGGCTGGAGAGCGGGAATGGTAGCAGCAGCAGTACCCCCCAAAGTGTTAGTGGAGGGGGCACGTTATGTCGAAGAGATGGCCACTGGTTCCTGAAACTACTGCAAGCAGAAACGGGACGCATGGAAGGATGGTGCCAACAGATGGATCAGGAGACCAAAGACAACCAGCTCTCAGAGGAGG TACTGGGCAAGGTCCGCAGTGCAGTCGGAAGTGCCCAGCTCTTAATTTCCCAGAAGTTCCAGCAGTTCCGGGGGCTTTGTGAACAAAACTTG AATGTGAATGCCAATCCTCGGCCCACACCTCAGGACCTGGCGGGTTTCTGGGACCTGCTGCAGCTCTCCATTGAGGACATCAGCCTCAAGTTTGATGAGCTCTACCATCTCAAGTCCAATGACTGGCACCCTGTGCTGTCTGTGGCTGCCCAGTCGCCCCCTGAGCGGAAGGTACTTCCCACCCCTGCTGCCCAGTGCCCTGGCTGGG GACGAAGAGAAGGCGCCAAAGAAGGCTGGTAA
- the dlgap4b gene encoding disks large-associated protein 4 isoform X6: MKGLGTSHSRHLSDSCDPSSGHVEALYPQKTSTMPRSPYLLSPTMDHYGTMDPHLYPSANPGSLPAECLLPLNNQLSNSSTFPRIHYNSYDPSDFSPPAESIGGIGTGTLGASMSMGMGAGMGMAELSGRSLITSGSATISHHMTKHQTPASLLQFDKQLPGGRDGFSTLQFHRTSALAAAKQRTDSPGRIRYMLHSVQKLFAKSQSLESHNMKGNINGRSTGSGGGSSSTDDGGKHTRRSKSKDRGTKAEATAKRRPRSNMSGYWSSDDLDSSDISSFHNTMAMMTMGRPTGHESQTRYIPSGYNTISSSKSSSDMKYQTPGSGGGNGLGGIGHMVMNDNDFMKGGSWSALTMGQPRQVIQKGSATLDRSLLKSRSCQQELTCNYLQVGRRGDWSSSLGRSGGANEIPCRRMRSGSYVKAMADMEDSDDSEGSPKPSPKTAARRQSYLRATQHSLSDQLPPRNRTLDYTFLHGELDTLWSPLHSVSSLHQLGRSMSSCLPSLRELANNRSVDNLDCIGGTGSPVPHWDDDDFSHACSTLGRRSCVGQLRDLDMSHPYEDRSSDSTYRDSRSHSQDNPEPPDLPMPTCFRSRSHSYLRAIQAGCSQDDDVASIDSGSLPPTDTTVRTYSTSTVSCITTCKKAAPPPVPPRTTSKPYISVTVQSSTESAQDNYLEQRSEVNSQSSHAHSNSSDSLDSTRANSLARGIPRPPHIIPTPIATPREPLAPTTANASTETSNSIVQHESMKSGLSNSDTDEALVVPVPRRKLSSIGIQVDCIQEVPREETPPLAKFQSIGVQVEDGWQPTHPSSMASKQDTDSYTQDIPVKPNVSQAKPTEKKVMVSSASQSLSSPPGQDSLDNGDTTGEASSPPPPRQILNRSTTRSSSSSFSESLDPALDPSSLPPPEPWLESGNGSSSSTPQSVSGGGTLCRRDGHWFLKLLQAETGRMEGWCQQMDQETKDNQLSEEVLGKVRSAVGSAQLLISQKFQQFRGLCEQNLNVNANPRPTPQDLAGFWDLLQLSIEDISLKFDELYHLKSNDWHPVLSVAAQSPPERKVLPTPAAQCPGWGRREGAKEGW; encoded by the exons ATGAAAGGGCTGGGGACCAGCCATAGCAGACACCTGTCTGACTCCTGTGACCCTTCCTCTGGCCACGTAGAGGCCCTCTACCCTCAGAAGACCAGCACCATGCCACGCAGTCCTTACCTGCTGAGCCCTACAATGGACCACTATGGAACTATGGACCCCCATCTCTACCCTTCCGCTAACCCAGGCTCCCTTCCAGCAGAATGCCTGCTGCCCCTCAACAACCAGCTGTCAAACAGCAGCACCTTTCCTAGGATTCACTACAACTCCTATGACCCATCGGACTTCTCTCCACCTGCAGAGAGTATCGGTGGAATTGGAACAGGGACCTTGGGTGCGTCCATGTCCATGGGCATGGGAGCAGGAATGGGCATGGCCGAGCTGAGTGGGCGATCTCTGATTACAAGCGGTTCTGCTACAATATCACATCACATGACCAAGCACCAAACACCAGCCAGCCTGCTGCAGTTTGACAAGCAGCTACCTGGAGGCCGGGATGGCTTCAGCACGTTACAGTTCCACCGAACATCTGCGCTAGCAGCCGCCAAGCAGCGTACGGACAGTCCTGGCCGCATTCGTTACATGCTGCACTCTGTGCAGAAGCTCTTTGCCAAGTCTCAGTCACTGGAGAGCCACAACATGAAAGGAAACATCAACGGACGCTCCACAGGCAGTGGTGGGGGCTCATCGAGCACTGACGATGGAGGAAAGCATACCCGCAGGTCCAAAAGTAAAGACCGTGGAACTAAAGCAGAAGCAACCGCCAAACGACGACCGCGCTCCAACATGTCAGGGTACTGGAGCTCAGATGATTTGGACAGCAGTGACATAAGCAGCTTCCACAACACCATGGCAATGATGACCATGGGACGTCCCACTGGGCATGAGAGCCAGACCAGATATATTCCCAGTGGCTACAACACCATCAGCTCATCCAAGAGCAGCAGCGACATGAAGTATCAGACACCTGGAAGTGGAGGAGGAAACGGACTTGGAGGTATAGGACATATGGTTATGAATGATAATGACTTCATGAAAGGAGGGTCCTGGTCTGCACTGACTATGGGCCAGCCAAGACAAGTGATCCAGAAGGGCTCAGCCACTTTAGACAGGTCCTTGCTTAAATCCAGGTCATGCCAACAGGAGCTAACCTGCAACTACCTGCAGGTTGGACGACGG GGGGATTGGAGTAGCTCATTAGGTCGCAGCGGGGGTGCCAATGAAATTCCGTGTCGGCGGATGCGCAGCGGGAGCTACGTGAAAGCCATGGCGGACATGGAGGACAGCGACGACTCGGAGGGGAGCCCCAAACCCTCACCAAAGACTGCCGCTCGCCGCCAGAGCTACCTCAGGGCCACGCAGCATTCTCTGAGTGACCAGCTACCCCCACGCAA CAGAACCCTGGATTATACCTTTTTGCACGGGGAGCTGGATACCCTGTGGTCTCCCCTCCACAGTGTGTCCTCCCTCCACCAGCTGGGCAGGTCAATGAGCAG CTGTCTTCCATCTCTCAGAGAGCTCGCCAATAACCGCAGCGTGGACAACCTAGACTGCATTGGGGGTACGGGCTCGCCTGTGCCACACTGGGATGATGATGACTTTAGCCATGCCTGCAGCACTTTGGGCAGACGTAGCTGCGTGGGACAG CTACGGGACCTTGACATGAGTCATCCTTATGAGGACCGTAGCTCCGACTCCACATACAGAGATTCACGTTCCCACTCTCAGGATAACCCGGAGCCTCCAGACTTGCCCATGCCCACTTGCTTCCGCTCCCGAAGCCACAGCTACCTGAGAGCCATCCAGGCGGGCTGCTCTCAAGATGATGATGTGGCTTCCATAGACTCAGGCTCGCTCCCTCCGACTGACACCACTGTTCGCACCTATAGCACCAGCACTG TCTCATGCATCACAACCTGTAAGAAGGCCGCTCCCCCGCCAGTGCCGCCACGCACAACCTCCAAACCGTACATCTCTGTAACAGTACAGAGCAGCACGGAATCCGCACAGGACAATTACTTGGAACAAAGGTCAGAGGTCAACAGCCAGTCTAGCCACGCACACAGCAACTCATCCGACAGCCTTGACAGCACCCGCGCCAACAGCCTAGCACGGGGAATACCTCGCCCTCCACACATTATCCCCACTCCTATCGCCACCCCAAGAGAGCCGCTCGCCCCCACCACCGCCAACGCTTCCACTGAAACAAGCAACTCGATCGTCCAGCATGAATCCATGAAGTCAGGGTTGAGTAACTCGGACACAGACGAAGCTCTTGTGGTTCCAGTGCCCAGACGGAAACTCTCGTCCATTGGCATCCAG GTTGACTGTATACAAGAAGTTCCACGCGAGGAGACCCCACCACTTGCCAAGTTTCAGTCCATCGGAGTACAGGTGGAGGACGGGTGGCA ACCCACTCATCCTTCTAGCATGGCCTCCAAACAAGACACCGACTCATATACGCAGGACATCCCTGTCAAACCCAACGTTAGTCAGGCTAAACCCACTGAGAAGAAAGTCATGGTCAGTAGTGCCAGCCAGTCTTTGAGCTCCCCTCCCGGACAGGACTCGTTAGACAACGGCGACACCACTGGTGAAGCTTCCTCCCCGCCACCTCCAAGGCAGATCCTCAACCGCTCCACCACGCGAAGTAGCTCTTCCTCTTTCTCAGAAAGCCTTGATCCAGCTCTGGACCCCTCATCACTACCACCCCCAGAACCCTGGCTGGAGAGCGGGAATGGTAGCAGCAGCAGTACCCCCCAAAGTGTTAGTGGAGGGGGCACGTTATGTCGAAGAGATGGCCACTGGTTCCTGAAACTACTGCAAGCAGAAACGGGACGCATGGAAGGATGGTGCCAACAGATGGATCAGGAGACCAAAGACAACCAGCTCTCAGAGGAGG TACTGGGCAAGGTCCGCAGTGCAGTCGGAAGTGCCCAGCTCTTAATTTCCCAGAAGTTCCAGCAGTTCCGGGGGCTTTGTGAACAAAACTTG AATGTGAATGCCAATCCTCGGCCCACACCTCAGGACCTGGCGGGTTTCTGGGACCTGCTGCAGCTCTCCATTGAGGACATCAGCCTCAAGTTTGATGAGCTCTACCATCTCAAGTCCAATGACTGGCACCCTGTGCTGTCTGTGGCTGCCCAGTCGCCCCCTGAGCGGAAGGTACTTCCCACCCCTGCTGCCCAGTGCCCTGGCTGGG GACGAAGAGAAGGCGCCAAAGAAGGCTGGTAA
- the dlgap4b gene encoding disks large-associated protein 4 isoform X3 — MKGLGTSHSRHLSDSCDPSSGHVEALYPQKTSTMPRSPYLLSPTMDHYGTMDPHLYPSANPGSLPAECLLPLNNQLSNSSTFPRIHYNSYDPSDFSPPAESIGGIGTGTLGASMSMGMGAGMGMAELSGRSLITSGSATISHHMTKHQTPASLLQFDKQLPGGRDGFSTLQFHRTSALAAAKQRTDSPGRIRYMLHSVQKLFAKSQSLESHNMKGNINGRSTGSGGGSSSTDDGGKHTRRSKSKDRGTKAEATAKRRPRSNMSGYWSSDDLDSSDISSFHNTMAMMTMGRPTGHESQTRYIPSGYNTISSSKSSSDMKYQTPGSGGGNGLGGIGHMVMNDNDFMKGGSWSALTMGQPRQVIQKGSATLDRSLLKSRSCQQELTCNYLQVGRRGDWSSSLGRSGGANEIPCRRMRSGSYVKAMADMEDSDDSEGSPKPSPKTAARRQSYLRATQHSLSDQLPPRNRTLDYTFLHGELDTLWSPLHSVSSLHQLGRSMSSCLPSLRELANNRSVDNLDCIGGTGSPVPHWDDDDFSHACSTLGRRSCVGQLRDLDMSHPYEDRSSDSTYRDSRSHSQDNPEPPDLPMPTCFRSRSHSYLRAIQAGCSQDDDVASIDSGSLPPTDTTVRTYSTSTVSCITTCKKAAPPPVPPRTTSKPYISVTVQSSTESAQDNYLEQRSEVNSQSSHAHSNSSDSLDSTRANSLARGIPRPPHIIPTPIATPREPLAPTTANASTETSNSIVQHESMKSGLSNSDTDEALVVPVPRRKLSSIGIQVDCIQEVPREETPPLAKFQSIGVQVEDGWQPTHPSSMASKQDTDSYTQDIPVKPNVSQAKPTEKKVMVSSASQSLSSPPGQDSLDNGDTTGEASSPPPPRQILNRSTTRSSSSSFSESLDPALDPSSLPPPEPWLESGNGSSSSTPQSVSGGGTLCRRDGHWFLKLLQAETGRMEGWCQQMDQETKDNQLSEEVLGKVRSAVGSAQLLISQKFQQFRGLCEQNLNVNANPRPTPQDLAGFWDLLQLSIEDISLKFDELYHLKSNDWHPVLSVAAQSPPERKDEEKAPKKAGKGRPSLCREKSTESSSTSSSVSAEKQRQEARKRLLAAKKAASFRQNSATESADSIEIYVPEAQTRL, encoded by the exons ATGAAAGGGCTGGGGACCAGCCATAGCAGACACCTGTCTGACTCCTGTGACCCTTCCTCTGGCCACGTAGAGGCCCTCTACCCTCAGAAGACCAGCACCATGCCACGCAGTCCTTACCTGCTGAGCCCTACAATGGACCACTATGGAACTATGGACCCCCATCTCTACCCTTCCGCTAACCCAGGCTCCCTTCCAGCAGAATGCCTGCTGCCCCTCAACAACCAGCTGTCAAACAGCAGCACCTTTCCTAGGATTCACTACAACTCCTATGACCCATCGGACTTCTCTCCACCTGCAGAGAGTATCGGTGGAATTGGAACAGGGACCTTGGGTGCGTCCATGTCCATGGGCATGGGAGCAGGAATGGGCATGGCCGAGCTGAGTGGGCGATCTCTGATTACAAGCGGTTCTGCTACAATATCACATCACATGACCAAGCACCAAACACCAGCCAGCCTGCTGCAGTTTGACAAGCAGCTACCTGGAGGCCGGGATGGCTTCAGCACGTTACAGTTCCACCGAACATCTGCGCTAGCAGCCGCCAAGCAGCGTACGGACAGTCCTGGCCGCATTCGTTACATGCTGCACTCTGTGCAGAAGCTCTTTGCCAAGTCTCAGTCACTGGAGAGCCACAACATGAAAGGAAACATCAACGGACGCTCCACAGGCAGTGGTGGGGGCTCATCGAGCACTGACGATGGAGGAAAGCATACCCGCAGGTCCAAAAGTAAAGACCGTGGAACTAAAGCAGAAGCAACCGCCAAACGACGACCGCGCTCCAACATGTCAGGGTACTGGAGCTCAGATGATTTGGACAGCAGTGACATAAGCAGCTTCCACAACACCATGGCAATGATGACCATGGGACGTCCCACTGGGCATGAGAGCCAGACCAGATATATTCCCAGTGGCTACAACACCATCAGCTCATCCAAGAGCAGCAGCGACATGAAGTATCAGACACCTGGAAGTGGAGGAGGAAACGGACTTGGAGGTATAGGACATATGGTTATGAATGATAATGACTTCATGAAAGGAGGGTCCTGGTCTGCACTGACTATGGGCCAGCCAAGACAAGTGATCCAGAAGGGCTCAGCCACTTTAGACAGGTCCTTGCTTAAATCCAGGTCATGCCAACAGGAGCTAACCTGCAACTACCTGCAGGTTGGACGACGG GGGGATTGGAGTAGCTCATTAGGTCGCAGCGGGGGTGCCAATGAAATTCCGTGTCGGCGGATGCGCAGCGGGAGCTACGTGAAAGCCATGGCGGACATGGAGGACAGCGACGACTCGGAGGGGAGCCCCAAACCCTCACCAAAGACTGCCGCTCGCCGCCAGAGCTACCTCAGGGCCACGCAGCATTCTCTGAGTGACCAGCTACCCCCACGCAA CAGAACCCTGGATTATACCTTTTTGCACGGGGAGCTGGATACCCTGTGGTCTCCCCTCCACAGTGTGTCCTCCCTCCACCAGCTGGGCAGGTCAATGAGCAG CTGTCTTCCATCTCTCAGAGAGCTCGCCAATAACCGCAGCGTGGACAACCTAGACTGCATTGGGGGTACGGGCTCGCCTGTGCCACACTGGGATGATGATGACTTTAGCCATGCCTGCAGCACTTTGGGCAGACGTAGCTGCGTGGGACAG CTACGGGACCTTGACATGAGTCATCCTTATGAGGACCGTAGCTCCGACTCCACATACAGAGATTCACGTTCCCACTCTCAGGATAACCCGGAGCCTCCAGACTTGCCCATGCCCACTTGCTTCCGCTCCCGAAGCCACAGCTACCTGAGAGCCATCCAGGCGGGCTGCTCTCAAGATGATGATGTGGCTTCCATAGACTCAGGCTCGCTCCCTCCGACTGACACCACTGTTCGCACCTATAGCACCAGCACTG TCTCATGCATCACAACCTGTAAGAAGGCCGCTCCCCCGCCAGTGCCGCCACGCACAACCTCCAAACCGTACATCTCTGTAACAGTACAGAGCAGCACGGAATCCGCACAGGACAATTACTTGGAACAAAGGTCAGAGGTCAACAGCCAGTCTAGCCACGCACACAGCAACTCATCCGACAGCCTTGACAGCACCCGCGCCAACAGCCTAGCACGGGGAATACCTCGCCCTCCACACATTATCCCCACTCCTATCGCCACCCCAAGAGAGCCGCTCGCCCCCACCACCGCCAACGCTTCCACTGAAACAAGCAACTCGATCGTCCAGCATGAATCCATGAAGTCAGGGTTGAGTAACTCGGACACAGACGAAGCTCTTGTGGTTCCAGTGCCCAGACGGAAACTCTCGTCCATTGGCATCCAG GTTGACTGTATACAAGAAGTTCCACGCGAGGAGACCCCACCACTTGCCAAGTTTCAGTCCATCGGAGTACAGGTGGAGGACGGGTGGCA ACCCACTCATCCTTCTAGCATGGCCTCCAAACAAGACACCGACTCATATACGCAGGACATCCCTGTCAAACCCAACGTTAGTCAGGCTAAACCCACTGAGAAGAAAGTCATGGTCAGTAGTGCCAGCCAGTCTTTGAGCTCCCCTCCCGGACAGGACTCGTTAGACAACGGCGACACCACTGGTGAAGCTTCCTCCCCGCCACCTCCAAGGCAGATCCTCAACCGCTCCACCACGCGAAGTAGCTCTTCCTCTTTCTCAGAAAGCCTTGATCCAGCTCTGGACCCCTCATCACTACCACCCCCAGAACCCTGGCTGGAGAGCGGGAATGGTAGCAGCAGCAGTACCCCCCAAAGTGTTAGTGGAGGGGGCACGTTATGTCGAAGAGATGGCCACTGGTTCCTGAAACTACTGCAAGCAGAAACGGGACGCATGGAAGGATGGTGCCAACAGATGGATCAGGAGACCAAAGACAACCAGCTCTCAGAGGAGG TACTGGGCAAGGTCCGCAGTGCAGTCGGAAGTGCCCAGCTCTTAATTTCCCAGAAGTTCCAGCAGTTCCGGGGGCTTTGTGAACAAAACTTG AATGTGAATGCCAATCCTCGGCCCACACCTCAGGACCTGGCGGGTTTCTGGGACCTGCTGCAGCTCTCCATTGAGGACATCAGCCTCAAGTTTGATGAGCTCTACCATCTCAAGTCCAATGACTGGCACCCTGTGCTGTCTGTGGCTGCCCAGTCGCCCCCTGAGCGGAAG GACGAAGAGAAGGCGCCAAAGAAGGCTGGTAAAGGACGGCCCTCGCTGTGCCGCGAGAAGAGCACAGAGTCCTCTTCCACCTCTTCTTCGGTTTCGGCGGAGAAGCAGAGACAAGAGGCTCGCAAGCGTCTGTTGGCTGCCAAGAAGGCCGCTTCTTTTCGCCAGAACTCTGCCACCGAGAGTGCAGACAGCATTGAAATCTACGTCCCAGAAGCACAGACTCGCCTTTGA